The sequence below is a genomic window from Cobetia sp. cqz5-12.
GGCGGTCGGCGTTGTACTCCTCCTGCTTCTCGAAGATGTACGGGCGCATCTCGTTGGTGACCTTGTCGAGCATCTGCTGCTGCTCATCATCCAGACCGGAATAGAAGTCACTGGAGGCCACCAGCGTGGTGATGAACTGCGCCTGCTTGGCCTGGATCATGTAGTCCTGAACTTCGTAGAAGCTCATCTCCTGGATGGCGAACACCGGGTTCACCTGGCCGTCGATCTGGCCCAGCTGCAGGCCGGAGTAGACCTCGGAATAGGGCATCGGCGTCGGGTTGGCACCGTAGCCGCGATAGCTCTCGACCAGAATCGGCGAGGTCATGGTGCGGATCTTGAAGCCTTCCATGTCCTCGGGCGTCTTGATGGCACGGTTGCCGGTCCACACCATCCAGCCTTCCGGAATCACGCCCAGCAGCTGGAGGTTCTGCTCGGTATAGGCCTCGGACAGCATGTCGATGGCCTTGGAGCTGCCGAGCACCTCTTCATTGACGGCGTTGTCGTCGGAGAACAGGAAGTGCAGCGTGAAGACGCCCGACTCCGGGATCACCGAGGCCAGGTGACCCGGTGAGGCAAAGGTCAGCTGGATGGCATCGCTCTGCACCAGTTCGGTGAGCTGCGAGGAGGTACCCAGTGCGCCGTAGGGATAGATCTCGACATCGATGTCACCGCCGGAAGCCTCTTCGATACGCTTCTTGAATTCCTGGGCGTAGGCATCCTGCACGCTGCCGGAGACTTCCTCCAGCGCGAAGCGCCAGGTGTCAGCCTGCACACCCGCGGAGGCCAGTGCCGCCATGCCCAGGCCGGCCGTCAGGGCGCCTCCCTTGATGAGCGCGGCAAGACGAGAAAGGGGAACAGGAGTCCTGGACGTCTCGCGATTCTGCTCGGGTGACGGGTTCCATTGCATCGTCATCTTGTTCTCCTTGTGTGATTTCCATCAGCGTCGGGCGGCTCTGGGCATACCCGGCGTGCAACTTGCATCATTTAGATAATATTGCCATTCTTAATATAATAAAAAAATCACCAAAATGGATAGTGTGATTAGAATTTATTATGAATAAGCTGAGCCTGTGCGCATGAGGCTCTGGTACTCGAGCTCTGGTACTCGAGCTCTGGTACTAGAGCTCTGGTACTCGAGCTCTGGTACTCGAGCTCTGGTATTCGAAGAACTGTCCTTCGCTCGCCAGAACTTCGCGCTCGGTCTTCACAATCGGCCTCCATGCACCAGACCGACATGCCGCACAGCGGCTGGATACTGATTTCAAGCACCGCTAATAAAGCTAGAACAAGAGTAGCCAAAGTGAAAATCACGGCGGCGCCGCGGAAAATTTCAATGGATCGTACCGGCAAATGCAGGATATCTGGCGCAAACCACTGCGCTCATGACATCTGGTAGAAAGCCTATCTGGCAGGATGCCACATCAACAGGAAGCCGCTTCATGAACTCGCCCCCCTCCAAGTCTCCCTCCGCTGACGAGACCCGCCCCGCCCCGGCCGAGACGAATGGCGCTCAGGCCCCCCTCGCACATCTGCCTGCGCCGCTGCGCCGTCTGGCCACCTGGTTCGAACGTGGTGACCAGGGCCTGGCGCATCTCGAGCGCTGGTTGATCGCCCTGTGCGTGCTGGGCATGGCGACGGCCAGCATCGCCAACGTCATCGGGCGCAACGTCTTCAATTACAGCCTGCCGTTCACCGAAGAGCTGATGCAGATCCTGCAGCTGTGGCTGACCTTCCTCGGTATCAGTTACGGCGCGCGCGCCGGGCGCCACATCCGCGTGACGGCGCTGCTGGACTTCATGCCGCCGTGGTTGCGCAAGGTGCTGCTGATCGCCGGGCAGGTCATCACCTGTGCCTTGCTGGCCTACCTCGCCTGGCTGGCGGTGGATTATCTGCAGAGCCTGGCCAGGTCCGGCCGTGTCACGCCGTCGCTGCGTTGGTCGCTGGCGGTGCTCTATGCCGTGGTCCCGCTGGGGCTGGCGCTCGGGGCTCTCCAGTACCTGATGGCGATTCTGCGCAATCTGCTGGCGCAGGGCGCCTGGTTGTCATGGCGTACGGCGGAGATGGACGAGAACGAGGAAGTCGATGGCAGCGGCGCGCTCTAGCCACTGCGTCTGGCATGTCTTCTCGATGCCGCGATAGACGATTGATCACACTTCATTGACCCAGGGACGGAAGCTGCGATGTGGATTCTGCTCGTGATGGTGGGGCTGCTGTTGCTTGGGGTACCCATGATGGTGCCATTGAGCGTCGGCACCTTTTTCTTGTTGTTCAGCGATTTTCCTTTCCTCAAGCCGGAGCTGGTGATCCAGCAGATGATCGGTGGCCTGCAGCCGGTGGTGCTGACGGCGGTGCCGATGTTCATTCTGGCGGCCGATATCATGCTCAAGGGCTCCACTGCCCAGCGCCTACTGGATGTGGTCGAGCGCTTCGTCGGCCACTGGCGCGGCGGCCTGCCGGTGACCACCGCATTGGGCTGCACCCTGTTCGGCGCGGTGTCCGGCTCCACTCAGGCCACGGTGGTGGCGATGGGGCGCCCGCTGCGCCCACGGCTGCTGGAAGCCGGTTACAGTGACAAGTTCACCATCGCGTTGATCATCAATGCCTCCGATATCGCGCTGCTGATTCCGCCCTCGATCGGCATGATCATCTACGGTGTCGCGACCGGTACCTCGGTGGGTGACCTGTTCATCGCCGGTATCGGCCCGGGGCTGATGATCCTGGTGCTGTTCTCGCTTTACTGCATGTGGAAGTCGTGGAAGCTGGGCATCGCGCCGCAGCCCAAGGCGGACTGGCCCGCACGCCTCAAGGCCTTGAAGCGCGCCAGCCTGCCGGCGGGCTTCCCGGTGATCATCATCGGCGGCATCTACTCGGGCATGTTCTCGCCGACGGAGGCTGCCACGGTCTCGGTGATCTACGCGCTGATTCTCGAGATGCTGATCTATCGTGGCGTGACCCTGAAGGACCTGCCCAGTGTGGCCTTCTCCACGGGGCTGATCACCGCGGTGGTGTTCATCCTGGTGGCGGCGGGCGCGGGCTTCTCGTGGATGATCTCCTTCGCCAAGATTCCGGATGCCATTCTCGGCGGCTATATCCCCTACCTGTCGGAGCATGCGCTGGCGCTCTTGGCAGTGATCGCGGCGGCCTACTTCGTCGGCTGCATGTTCGTGGACCCCATCGTGGTGATCCTGATTCTGGCGCCGGTGTTCGCGCCGGCAGTCGATGCCGCCGGGCTGGACCCGGTGCTGGTCGGCACCCTGGTCACCCTGCAGGCGGCGATAGGCTCGGCGACTCCGCCCTTCGGCTGCGACATCTTCACGGCGGTGGCGGTATTTAGAAAACCGTACATGGAGGTCATCCGGGGGACGCCGCCCTTCATTGCCCTGCTGTTGCTGGCGACGGTGCTGCTGATGCTGTTCCCGCAGATCGCGCTGTTCCTGCCCAGCCTCGCCAACTAGCAGCTCGCTCACTCAAGTAGCACCTGTCGCGCCCCGCAGGCTCAGTCTGCGGGGCGTTCGCGTCTGGTATGCTCCCGAACACGAAATGTCATGAATCATCATTCATCTCTTGAAGGAGCAAGCGGCATGCGAGCATTGATCCAGCGCGTCACACGGGCGGAAGTCGTGGTCGAGGACGAGAGCGTCGGCGCCATCGAGGGCGGTCTGCTGGTACTGGTGGGCGTCGAGAAGGGCGATGATGAGGCGCGTGCCGACAAGCTGCTGCACAAGCTGCTGCATTACCGCGTCTTCGGTGACGAGAACGACAAGATGAACCTCAACGTCCAGCAGGCGGGCGGCAGTCTGCTGCTGGTCTCGCAGTTCACGCTGGCGGCGGATACCGGCAGCGGCATGCGCCCCAGTTTCTCCTCGGCGGCGCCACCGGCGGAGGGCGAACGACTGTTCTCCTATCTGGTCGACAAGGCGCGTGAGCGCGGGCGGGAACTCGGGGTGGGAATTGAGACCGGGCGCTTCGGCGCCAACATGCAGGTCTCGCTGCTCAATGACGGGCCGGTGACCTTCCTGCTCGAGAGCTGATCGCGCAGACCCAAAAAAGCCGCCCCCGGGGGGGCGGCTGCAAGCATTGGATGACAGGACTGCGCCGCCTCGCGGGAGCGCGGCACAGGTAATGCAGTCTTACTCCACGCCTTCCGGATTGCGTGCGTTCAGGAAGGCCTGTTCGGAGACTTCGTGCCACTTCTCGACCTTGCCTTCGAAGGTGGTGTAGGACTCGTAGATGCGGCCGGCCAGCTCATTGGAGTCGCCAAGCTTCTTGACCACTTCGCCGGACAGCTCACGTGCCTTGTCGAGTACGTCCTGCGGGTAGCGGCGCAGCTCGACCTTGTGCTCGTTGAGGAGTGTCTCGAGGGCATCGTTGTTGCGCGCGGTGTACTCGTCGAGCATGTCCTGGTTCACGTCACGTACCGCGGAACGCAGGATGGCCTGCAGGTCCTTGGGCAGCTCGGCCATGG
It includes:
- a CDS encoding TRAP transporter substrate-binding protein; this translates as MTMQWNPSPEQNRETSRTPVPLSRLAALIKGGALTAGLGMAALASAGVQADTWRFALEEVSGSVQDAYAQEFKKRIEEASGGDIDVEIYPYGALGTSSQLTELVQSDAIQLTFASPGHLASVIPESGVFTLHFLFSDDNAVNEEVLGSSKAIDMLSEAYTEQNLQLLGVIPEGWMVWTGNRAIKTPEDMEGFKIRTMTSPILVESYRGYGANPTPMPYSEVYSGLQLGQIDGQVNPVFAIQEMSFYEVQDYMIQAKQAQFITTLVASSDFYSGLDDEQQQMLDKVTNEMRPYIFEKQEEYNADRLEKIKQDSDIEIITLTDEQREAFRPVGEKGWEVYREQSGERGSKILDTLQADIKAAEGK
- a CDS encoding TRAP transporter small permease, yielding MNSPPSKSPSADETRPAPAETNGAQAPLAHLPAPLRRLATWFERGDQGLAHLERWLIALCVLGMATASIANVIGRNVFNYSLPFTEELMQILQLWLTFLGISYGARAGRHIRVTALLDFMPPWLRKVLLIAGQVITCALLAYLAWLAVDYLQSLARSGRVTPSLRWSLAVLYAVVPLGLALGALQYLMAILRNLLAQGAWLSWRTAEMDENEEVDGSGAL
- a CDS encoding TRAP transporter large permease encodes the protein MWILLVMVGLLLLGVPMMVPLSVGTFFLLFSDFPFLKPELVIQQMIGGLQPVVLTAVPMFILAADIMLKGSTAQRLLDVVERFVGHWRGGLPVTTALGCTLFGAVSGSTQATVVAMGRPLRPRLLEAGYSDKFTIALIINASDIALLIPPSIGMIIYGVATGTSVGDLFIAGIGPGLMILVLFSLYCMWKSWKLGIAPQPKADWPARLKALKRASLPAGFPVIIIGGIYSGMFSPTEAATVSVIYALILEMLIYRGVTLKDLPSVAFSTGLITAVVFILVAAGAGFSWMISFAKIPDAILGGYIPYLSEHALALLAVIAAAYFVGCMFVDPIVVILILAPVFAPAVDAAGLDPVLVGTLVTLQAAIGSATPPFGCDIFTAVAVFRKPYMEVIRGTPPFIALLLLATVLLMLFPQIALFLPSLAN
- the dtd gene encoding D-aminoacyl-tRNA deacylase — its product is MRALIQRVTRAEVVVEDESVGAIEGGLLVLVGVEKGDDEARADKLLHKLLHYRVFGDENDKMNLNVQQAGGSLLLVSQFTLAADTGSGMRPSFSSAAPPAEGERLFSYLVDKARERGRELGVGIETGRFGANMQVSLLNDGPVTFLLES